A single region of the Paraburkholderia megapolitana genome encodes:
- a CDS encoding potassium transporter Kup → MSSSSIRAATPATQAAPGLVLGAIGVVFGDIGTSPLYTLRECLKAAGGISQTNVFGIVSLILWSIIIVVTLKYVSFVMRADNEGEGGILALTALASGVAPQRLRHLLLTLGVFGAAMFYGDSMITPAISVISAVEGVTLVDPNLTAWIVPISLVILTGLFKIQKRGTGAVGKVFGPVMVVWFLTLAALGILHIVTHVSIVRAVSPLYALTFVSHAPGTAFVVLGSVFLALTGGEALYADMGHFGKRPIRAAWLFLVLPSLILNYFGQAALVLERPAAVAQPFFQSAPGWALIPLVLLATAATIIASQAVISGAFSMTKQAVQLGFLPRIPVVHTSTHEIGQVYVPFINITLYAAVVFLVVFFKSSDNLAAAYGIAVASTMLLTTLLMYFITHNLWHWKPLASIAVVGPLALVDAVFVSSNIGKVLDGGWFPLLAGGLLFTVMTTWYKGRETLVEKMKSDNLPLPGLIRSLCDSSHAPPRVNGTAVFPGGVAGMAPTAFLHNLKHNGVMHQTNIFLAGTTDNVPHVPNDRKVVVEDLGHGCYSLVVRHGFMEIPNVPAILELAKTQMPNWRYEPADTSFFLARDTILATGASKAMPLWREKLFAFLGRNAAQAAEYYSLPANRVVELGGQINI, encoded by the coding sequence ATGTCCTCTTCCTCGATCCGTGCCGCAACGCCCGCCACCCAAGCCGCACCCGGTCTCGTACTGGGTGCGATCGGTGTGGTCTTCGGCGACATCGGCACGAGCCCGCTCTACACGTTGCGCGAATGCCTGAAGGCAGCGGGCGGCATTAGCCAGACCAATGTGTTCGGCATCGTGTCGCTGATTCTCTGGTCGATCATCATTGTCGTCACGCTGAAATATGTCAGCTTCGTGATGCGCGCGGACAACGAGGGCGAAGGCGGCATCCTTGCGCTCACCGCGCTCGCATCCGGTGTCGCGCCGCAACGGCTACGCCATCTGCTGCTGACCCTGGGTGTATTCGGTGCGGCCATGTTCTACGGCGACTCGATGATCACGCCGGCAATTTCGGTGATCTCCGCCGTCGAAGGCGTGACGCTCGTCGATCCCAATCTCACCGCGTGGATCGTACCGATCTCACTGGTCATCCTGACCGGGCTGTTCAAGATCCAGAAACGCGGTACAGGTGCGGTCGGCAAGGTGTTCGGGCCGGTGATGGTGGTGTGGTTTCTGACGCTGGCCGCGCTCGGTATCCTGCATATCGTCACGCACGTGAGCATCGTGCGCGCGGTGTCGCCGCTCTATGCGTTGACCTTTGTCTCGCATGCGCCGGGCACCGCGTTCGTCGTGCTCGGCTCGGTGTTTCTCGCGCTGACCGGCGGCGAGGCGCTGTATGCCGATATGGGCCACTTCGGTAAACGCCCGATCCGCGCCGCGTGGCTCTTTCTCGTCCTGCCGAGCCTGATCCTCAACTACTTCGGCCAGGCCGCGCTCGTGCTCGAGAGACCGGCGGCGGTCGCGCAGCCGTTCTTTCAATCGGCGCCGGGCTGGGCGCTGATTCCGCTCGTACTGCTGGCAACGGCCGCCACCATCATCGCGTCGCAAGCGGTGATTTCGGGCGCGTTCTCGATGACCAAGCAGGCGGTCCAGCTCGGCTTCCTGCCGCGTATCCCGGTCGTCCATACGTCGACGCACGAGATCGGCCAGGTGTATGTACCGTTCATCAATATCACGCTGTATGCGGCGGTCGTGTTTCTCGTCGTGTTCTTCAAGTCCTCCGACAATCTGGCCGCGGCCTACGGAATTGCCGTCGCCTCGACCATGCTGCTCACCACCCTGCTGATGTACTTCATCACGCATAACCTGTGGCACTGGAAGCCGCTCGCATCCATCGCGGTCGTCGGTCCGCTCGCGCTCGTCGATGCGGTGTTCGTCTCGAGCAATATCGGCAAGGTGCTCGATGGCGGGTGGTTCCCGCTGCTCGCGGGCGGTCTGCTGTTTACCGTCATGACCACCTGGTACAAGGGTCGCGAAACGCTCGTCGAGAAAATGAAGAGCGATAATCTGCCGCTCCCCGGGCTGATTCGCTCGCTATGCGACAGCAGCCACGCGCCGCCGCGCGTCAACGGTACTGCCGTGTTTCCGGGAGGCGTCGCGGGTATGGCGCCGACTGCGTTCCTGCACAACCTGAAGCACAACGGCGTGATGCATCAGACCAACATCTTTCTGGCCGGCACGACCGACAACGTGCCGCATGTTCCGAACGACCGCAAAGTCGTCGTGGAAGACCTTGGGCACGGTTGCTATTCGCTCGTGGTGCGCCACGGCTTCATGGAAATTCCCAACGTCCCCGCGATACTCGAACTCGCGAAAACGCAGATGCCGAACTGGCGGTACGAGCCCGCCGATACGTCGTTCTTCCTCGCGCGCGACACGATTCTCGCGACCGGAGCAAGCAAGGCGATGCCGCTCTGGCGCGAGAAGCTGTTCGCGTTTCTCGGTCGCAATGCGGCACAGGCAGCCGAGTACTACAGCTTGCCGGCCAATCGCGTGGTCGAACTGGGTGGTCAGATCAACATCTGA
- a CDS encoding ParB-like protein, with protein MAKKLTIHIDQLRPLQATVGMLEVNAKHKRLAAMDARKLQAFMRSAPIPTVIGKRDLHYVIDHHHLARALWDAGITEVYAAVVKDLSSLSTDRFWDTLIERSWVHPYDERGILRALSAIPDKVVDLTDDPYRSLAAFVRDAGGYIKTPAPFAEFQWAAFYRTRIPMWTNEFQFNAAVEQGVHLAWSPDARTLPGFKLRGNKTT; from the coding sequence ATGGCAAAAAAACTCACTATTCACATCGACCAGTTGCGGCCGTTGCAGGCAACAGTCGGCATGCTCGAAGTCAACGCAAAGCACAAACGCCTCGCCGCGATGGATGCAAGGAAACTGCAGGCATTCATGCGCAGCGCACCGATTCCGACTGTGATCGGCAAGCGCGACCTGCACTACGTGATCGATCATCATCACCTGGCGCGTGCGCTATGGGATGCGGGCATCACGGAGGTGTACGCGGCAGTCGTGAAGGACCTGTCGTCGCTGTCCACCGACCGCTTCTGGGACACGCTCATCGAACGAAGCTGGGTACACCCTTACGACGAGCGCGGCATCCTGCGCGCGCTGTCGGCGATTCCCGACAAGGTGGTGGATCTCACCGACGACCCGTATCGCAGCCTCGCGGCCTTCGTGCGCGACGCCGGCGGTTACATCAAGACGCCGGCGCCTTTTGCGGAGTTCCAGTGGGCAGCGTTCTACCGGACGCGCATTCCGATGTGGACGAACGAATTCCAGTTCAACGCAGCCGTCGAGCAAGGCGTCCATCTCGCATGGAGCCCCGACGCGCGCACACTGCCGGGATTCAAGTTGCGCGGCAACAAGACGACGTGA
- a CDS encoding GIY-YIG nuclease family protein, protein MPWFLYLIECADGSIYTGIATDVDARFDKHVNGTGARYTRSRKPLRVLASFALADRSSALRAEYRVKQLTATEKRALAAGTRTLESVLPTPAPEETDATSASDKV, encoded by the coding sequence ATGCCGTGGTTCCTGTACCTGATCGAATGCGCGGACGGCAGCATCTATACCGGCATCGCCACCGATGTCGACGCGCGTTTCGACAAACACGTCAACGGTACCGGCGCACGCTATACGCGCTCGCGCAAACCGCTGCGCGTACTCGCCTCGTTCGCCCTCGCCGACCGCTCGAGCGCATTGCGCGCCGAGTACCGGGTCAAGCAACTCACCGCCACGGAAAAACGTGCGCTCGCTGCGGGCACACGTACGCTCGAATCGGTACTACCCACCCCTGCACCGGAAGAAACCGACGCAACGTCGGCAAGCGACAAGGTTTGA
- a CDS encoding aldo/keto reductase, with the protein MEYRLLGQSGFKVPVLSLGTGTFGGGNDFFKAWGSTDADGARKLVDIALDAGVSMFDSADIYSDGLAETILGKAIAGRRSQVIISTKGTFRLGDGPNDVGSTRHHLTESINNSLKRLGTDYIDVYQLHGFDALTSVEETLRTLDDFVRAGKIRVVGCSNFSGWHLMKSLSASDREGLVRHSANQAYYSLIGRDFEHELMPLGLDQGVSTIVWSPLGWGRLTGKIRRGSPLPATSRLHKTADSGPPVSDEYVYQVVDALDAVAKETGKSIPQIALNWLLQRPTVANVIVGARDEAQFRENLGSLGWSLTAEQIAQLDKASNLALPYPYWHQRGFEERNPSPV; encoded by the coding sequence ATGGAATATCGCCTGCTTGGACAAAGCGGCTTCAAGGTCCCGGTACTGAGTCTCGGCACCGGCACCTTCGGCGGTGGCAACGATTTTTTCAAGGCGTGGGGCTCAACCGATGCCGACGGCGCGCGCAAGCTCGTCGATATCGCGCTCGACGCGGGCGTGTCGATGTTCGACAGCGCCGACATCTACTCGGACGGTCTCGCCGAAACCATTCTGGGCAAGGCGATCGCCGGACGCCGTTCGCAGGTCATCATCTCGACCAAAGGCACGTTCCGGCTCGGCGACGGCCCGAACGACGTCGGCTCGACCCGCCACCATCTCACCGAGTCGATCAACAACAGCCTGAAGCGGCTCGGCACCGACTACATCGATGTGTATCAGTTGCACGGCTTCGATGCGCTGACGAGCGTCGAAGAAACGCTGCGTACGCTCGACGACTTCGTGCGCGCGGGCAAGATACGCGTAGTCGGTTGCTCGAATTTTTCCGGCTGGCATTTGATGAAATCGCTCTCCGCCTCGGACCGCGAAGGGCTCGTGCGTCACTCGGCGAACCAGGCGTACTACTCGCTGATCGGCCGCGACTTCGAACATGAGTTGATGCCGCTCGGCCTCGATCAAGGCGTGTCGACGATCGTCTGGAGCCCGCTCGGCTGGGGACGGCTGACCGGCAAGATCCGGCGCGGCAGCCCGCTGCCGGCGACAAGCCGTCTGCACAAAACGGCAGACTCCGGACCGCCGGTTTCCGACGAATACGTGTACCAGGTTGTCGATGCACTCGACGCCGTTGCGAAAGAAACCGGCAAGAGCATCCCGCAGATCGCACTGAACTGGCTGCTGCAACGACCGACTGTGGCGAACGTGATCGTCGGTGCGCGCGATGAAGCGCAGTTCCGCGAAAACCTCGGCAGCCTCGGCTGGTCGCTCACGGCTGAACAGATCGCGCAACTCGACAAGGCAAGCAACCTGGCGCTGCCGTATCCGTACTGGCATCAACGCGGCTTCGAAGAACGCAACCCGTCGCCGGTGTAA
- a CDS encoding GNAT family N-acetyltransferase produces the protein MNQERFDYRTGILASPSEIDAAEWNALLARQAQPTPFLRHEFLSALHATQCAVAETGWAPQFVTLTDPRTGKLAAAAPVYAKRHSYGEYVFDWAWADAYKRNGIEYYPKLLCGVPFTPVQGTRLLATDEHARRHLAATLLAFAEQADVSSLHVLFPTADEANVLAELGMMRREGVQFHWLNDGYRDFDEFLSTLEQKKRKNIRAERRKVHEAGVAMRRVRGEDITDEDWRFFSKCYRQTYSEHFSSPYLNLNFFRTIGATMPENLMLVLAEFEGKPIASSLVVYQRDDVTNSATGGTLYGRYWGALEHVPCLHFETAYYQPLEFCIEEKLSTFEGGAQGEHKMARGFLPTVTHSAHWLAHPAFADAVARFLDSETTNIHAYVDELREHNPFRS, from the coding sequence TTGAATCAGGAACGTTTTGATTATCGCACGGGCATTCTGGCATCGCCGTCGGAGATCGACGCAGCCGAGTGGAACGCCCTCCTCGCCCGGCAGGCTCAACCTACGCCGTTTTTGCGCCACGAATTCCTGAGCGCGCTGCACGCGACGCAATGCGCGGTGGCCGAGACCGGCTGGGCGCCGCAGTTCGTCACGCTGACCGACCCGCGCACCGGCAAGCTTGCGGCGGCCGCACCGGTCTACGCGAAAAGGCATTCGTACGGCGAGTATGTGTTCGACTGGGCGTGGGCCGATGCGTACAAACGCAACGGCATCGAGTACTACCCGAAGCTGCTGTGCGGCGTGCCGTTCACGCCGGTTCAGGGCACGCGTCTACTCGCCACCGACGAACACGCGCGCCGTCACCTCGCCGCGACACTGCTTGCGTTCGCGGAACAGGCGGACGTGTCGTCGCTGCATGTGCTGTTCCCGACCGCCGACGAAGCTAACGTGCTCGCCGAGCTCGGCATGATGCGCCGCGAAGGCGTGCAGTTTCACTGGCTCAATGACGGTTATCGCGACTTCGACGAGTTCCTCTCGACGCTCGAACAGAAGAAGCGCAAGAACATTCGCGCCGAGCGACGCAAGGTGCACGAAGCGGGCGTCGCGATGCGGCGCGTGCGCGGCGAAGACATCACCGACGAGGACTGGCGTTTTTTTAGCAAGTGCTATCGGCAGACGTACAGCGAGCACTTTTCGAGCCCGTATCTGAATCTGAACTTCTTCCGCACGATCGGTGCGACGATGCCCGAGAACCTGATGCTCGTGCTCGCCGAATTCGAAGGCAAACCGATCGCGAGCTCGCTGGTCGTCTATCAGCGCGATGACGTGACCAACAGCGCGACCGGCGGCACGTTGTATGGCCGCTACTGGGGCGCGCTCGAACACGTGCCGTGTCTGCACTTCGAAACCGCGTACTACCAGCCGCTCGAATTCTGCATCGAGGAAAAACTTTCAACGTTCGAAGGCGGTGCGCAAGGCGAGCACAAGATGGCGCGCGGATTTCTGCCCACCGTCACGCATTCCGCGCACTGGCTCGCGCATCCGGCGTTCGCGGATGCGGTGGCGCGGTTTCTCGACAGCGAGACGACGAATATTCACGCATACGTCGACGAGCTGCGCGAACACAATCCGTTTAGAAGCTGA
- a CDS encoding NAD+ synthase, producing the protein MKTRIALAQLNVTVGDFAGNVAKIVAAARAAHNDGAKLLIAPELALSGYPPEDLLLRPAFYAASAAALADLAAQLEPFKGLHVVVGHPHRDTGLGHGNANAPIERGLPPVDTFNAASLIVDGKVAGTYLKQDLPNTEVFDEKRYFASSPKPFVFELDGVKYGIVICEDVWHASAAQLAKAAGAQVLLIPNGSPYHLNKEAVRIDILRARIRETGLPMIYVNMVGAQDELVFDGGSFVLDAQGELVAKMAQFEEGHAIVEFDGATPVRAAVAPEQSLEAQVYAALVLGVRDYINKNGFPGALIGLSGGVDSALVLAVACDALGPDRVRAVMMPSRYTADISTTDAAEMARRVGVRYDEIAIAPMFDAFRTSLAGEFAGRVEDATEENIQARIRGTLLMALSNKFGSIVLTTGNKSEMAVGYCTLYGDMAGGFAVLKDIAKTLVYRLCRYRNAATSFATRDVIPERILTRAPSAELRDNQTDQDSLPPYEVLDAIMRMYMEEDRSLAEIVAAGFAVDDVKRVTRLIKINEYKRRQAPIGIRVTHRAFGRDWRYPITSRYTEPTE; encoded by the coding sequence ATGAAGACCCGAATCGCTCTTGCCCAACTCAATGTCACCGTCGGCGATTTCGCCGGCAATGTCGCGAAGATCGTCGCCGCGGCACGCGCAGCGCACAACGATGGTGCGAAGCTGCTAATTGCCCCGGAGCTCGCGCTCTCCGGCTATCCGCCCGAAGACCTGTTGCTGCGTCCCGCGTTTTACGCGGCGAGTGCCGCGGCGCTCGCCGATCTCGCCGCACAGCTGGAGCCGTTCAAGGGCCTGCATGTGGTGGTCGGGCATCCGCATCGCGACACGGGGCTCGGCCATGGTAATGCAAACGCGCCGATCGAGCGCGGACTGCCGCCGGTCGACACCTTCAACGCCGCTTCGCTGATCGTCGACGGCAAGGTGGCCGGCACCTATCTGAAGCAGGATCTGCCGAATACCGAGGTCTTCGACGAGAAACGTTACTTCGCATCGAGCCCAAAGCCGTTCGTGTTCGAACTCGACGGCGTGAAGTACGGCATCGTGATCTGCGAGGACGTGTGGCATGCCTCGGCGGCGCAGCTTGCGAAAGCGGCCGGCGCCCAGGTGCTGCTGATTCCAAACGGCTCGCCGTATCACCTGAACAAGGAGGCGGTGCGCATTGACATCCTGCGTGCGCGGATTCGCGAGACCGGCCTGCCGATGATCTACGTGAACATGGTCGGCGCACAGGACGAACTGGTATTCGACGGCGGATCGTTCGTGCTCGATGCGCAGGGCGAACTGGTGGCGAAGATGGCGCAGTTCGAGGAAGGTCATGCGATCGTCGAGTTCGACGGCGCGACGCCTGTGCGTGCCGCGGTCGCGCCCGAGCAGTCGCTCGAAGCGCAGGTGTATGCGGCGCTCGTCCTGGGCGTGCGCGACTACATCAACAAGAACGGCTTTCCGGGCGCGTTGATCGGCCTGTCGGGCGGTGTCGATTCCGCGCTGGTGCTGGCGGTGGCCTGCGATGCGCTCGGTCCCGACCGAGTGCGCGCCGTGATGATGCCGTCGCGCTACACAGCGGATATTTCCACGACCGATGCCGCCGAAATGGCACGCCGTGTCGGTGTGCGCTACGACGAGATCGCGATTGCGCCGATGTTCGACGCGTTTCGCACGTCGCTTGCCGGCGAGTTCGCTGGGCGCGTCGAAGATGCCACTGAAGAAAACATTCAGGCGCGCATCCGCGGCACGCTGCTGATGGCGCTGTCGAACAAGTTCGGCTCGATCGTGCTGACCACCGGCAACAAGAGCGAGATGGCAGTCGGTTATTGCACGCTGTACGGCGACATGGCTGGCGGCTTCGCGGTGCTCAAGGACATCGCGAAGACACTGGTGTACCGGCTGTGCCGCTATCGCAATGCGGCGACCTCGTTCGCGACGCGCGACGTGATTCCCGAGCGCATCCTGACACGCGCGCCGTCGGCGGAGCTGCGCGACAACCAGACCGACCAGGACAGCTTGCCGCCGTACGAAGTGCTCGATGCGATCATGCGTATGTATATGGAAGAGGACCGGTCGCTGGCGGAAATCGTCGCGGCCGGTTTTGCCGTCGACGACGTGAAGCGCGTCACGCGTCTGATCAAGATCAACGAATACAAGCGTCGCCAGGCGCCGATCGGTATTCGCGTGACGCATCGCGCGTTTGGGCGCGACTGGCGCTATCCGATCACATCGCGCTATACGGAGCCTACCGAGTAA
- the glnK gene encoding P-II family nitrogen regulator, translating to MKRITAVIKPFKLDEVREALAEVGLTGLTVTEVKGFGRQKGHTELYRGAEYVVDFLPKVKIEVVVANDQCDQVIDAIIGAARTGKIGDGKIFVAEVERVIRIRTGEENEAAV from the coding sequence ATGAAACGCATCACTGCAGTCATCAAACCATTCAAGCTCGACGAAGTGCGTGAGGCGCTTGCGGAAGTCGGTCTGACGGGGCTGACGGTTACCGAGGTCAAAGGCTTCGGTCGTCAGAAGGGCCACACCGAGCTGTATCGCGGCGCGGAATACGTGGTCGACTTCCTGCCGAAAGTGAAGATCGAGGTCGTGGTGGCGAACGACCAGTGCGATCAGGTGATCGACGCGATCATCGGCGCGGCGCGTACCGGCAAGATCGGCGACGGCAAGATCTTCGTGGCCGAAGTCGAACGCGTGATCCGCATCCGCACCGGCGAAGAAAACGAAGCAGCCGTTTGA
- a CDS encoding porin, whose amino-acid sequence MKKVLLAASLLTIGVAAQAQSSVTLYGRLDAGLEYISGLPNSSYTGSTSRFRAESGDWGTSLWGMKGVEDIGGGNKVLFQLEGSFNTMNGQGPGNNGIFNRWATVGVANDQFGTLLLGRELFIANGVWDFDPFGQSNWSSASLVRGRNWTQSSNNVSYQSPKFGGFDVYGQYSLSNSTSWNGGNGAAQGRQDGLQITYTNSLFQIRGLYDEIRNATTGSLGDPTAGSPAGPFAFGREYFAGVNVFLGQFKVQGVYQVVRTSGETNVPFGTPTTTNQAWGGVTWQATPAAALIAAVYHVNANNGAGNATIYTVGGSYNLSKRTLLDIQVASVRNSKNANFGLDANNPGNGGNTAAGYNENPLPGKSQTGVYAGIQHSF is encoded by the coding sequence ATGAAGAAAGTATTGCTCGCGGCTTCGCTGCTGACGATCGGCGTAGCGGCACAGGCACAGAGTAGCGTGACGTTGTATGGACGCCTCGACGCTGGTCTCGAATACATCAGCGGCCTTCCGAACAGTAGCTACACCGGATCCACCAGCCGTTTCAGAGCCGAGAGCGGCGACTGGGGTACGAGCCTGTGGGGGATGAAGGGCGTTGAAGACATCGGTGGCGGCAACAAGGTGCTGTTCCAGTTGGAAGGCAGCTTCAACACGATGAACGGTCAAGGCCCGGGCAACAACGGTATCTTCAATCGTTGGGCAACGGTTGGTGTAGCGAACGACCAGTTCGGTACCCTGCTCCTCGGTCGTGAACTCTTCATCGCCAACGGCGTGTGGGACTTCGATCCGTTTGGCCAGTCGAACTGGTCGTCGGCATCGCTGGTACGCGGCCGTAACTGGACGCAATCGAGCAATAACGTGTCGTACCAGTCGCCGAAGTTCGGTGGCTTTGACGTGTACGGCCAGTACTCGCTGTCGAACTCGACGAGCTGGAACGGTGGCAATGGCGCTGCCCAAGGTCGTCAGGACGGTCTGCAGATTACCTACACGAACTCGCTGTTCCAGATTCGTGGCCTGTACGACGAAATCCGCAACGCAACGACCGGTAGCCTCGGCGACCCGACGGCAGGCAGCCCGGCCGGCCCGTTCGCCTTCGGCCGTGAATACTTCGCCGGCGTGAACGTGTTCCTCGGTCAGTTCAAGGTGCAGGGCGTCTACCAGGTGGTCCGCACGTCTGGTGAAACGAACGTACCGTTCGGCACGCCGACGACGACCAACCAGGCATGGGGCGGCGTAACGTGGCAAGCCACGCCGGCCGCTGCACTGATCGCAGCCGTGTATCACGTGAACGCCAACAATGGTGCTGGCAACGCGACGATCTACACGGTTGGCGGTTCGTACAACCTGTCCAAGCGCACGCTGCTGGACATCCAGGTCGCGTCGGTGCGTAACAGCAAGAACGCTAACTTCGGTCTTGATGCCAACAACCCGGGCAATGGTGGCAACACCGCGGCCGGTTACAACGAAAACCCGCTGCCGGGCAAGAGCCAGACCGGCGTGTACGCAGGTATCCAGCACTCGTTCTAA
- a CDS encoding ABC transporter ATP-binding protein: MSTPTQKLFIDNLHKQYGDNEVLKGVSLRANRGDVISVIGSSGSGKSTMLRCINFLEQPNAGRIFVDNEEVRTAKDKHGALRVADHKQLQRVRTKLAMVFQHFNLWAHMNVLENVIEAPRHVLGLSRKEAEDRARTYLEKVGLAPRVEKQYPSHLSGGQQQRVAIARALAMHPDVMLFDEPTSALDPELVGEVLKVMQTLAEEGRTMIVVTHEMAFARNVSNHVMFLHQGRVEEEGAPDEVFGRTKSERLRQFLAGSLK, translated from the coding sequence ATGAGTACCCCGACGCAAAAGCTTTTCATCGATAACCTGCACAAGCAGTACGGCGACAACGAAGTGCTCAAGGGCGTGTCGCTGCGGGCGAACCGCGGCGATGTGATCAGCGTGATCGGCTCGTCAGGCTCGGGCAAGAGCACGATGCTTCGCTGCATCAATTTTCTCGAACAACCGAACGCGGGCCGCATCTTCGTCGACAACGAGGAAGTGCGCACCGCGAAAGACAAGCACGGCGCGCTGCGCGTGGCCGATCACAAGCAGTTGCAGCGCGTGCGCACCAAGCTTGCGATGGTGTTCCAGCACTTCAACCTGTGGGCGCACATGAACGTGCTGGAAAACGTCATCGAGGCGCCGCGGCACGTGCTCGGCCTGTCGCGCAAGGAAGCGGAAGACCGTGCGCGCACCTACCTGGAAAAGGTGGGTCTCGCGCCGCGTGTGGAGAAGCAGTATCCGTCGCATCTGTCGGGCGGCCAGCAGCAGCGCGTGGCGATCGCACGGGCGCTCGCGATGCATCCGGACGTGATGCTGTTCGACGAGCCGACCTCCGCGCTCGATCCCGAACTGGTCGGCGAAGTGCTGAAGGTGATGCAGACGCTCGCCGAGGAAGGCCGCACGATGATCGTCGTCACGCACGAAATGGCGTTCGCGCGCAACGTGTCGAACCATGTGATGTTCCTGCACCAGGGGCGGGTCGAGGAAGAAGGCGCGCCGGACGAGGTATTTGGCCGGACGAAAAGCGAGCGCCTTCGACAGTTTCTCGCCGGCAGTCTTAAATAA
- a CDS encoding ABC transporter permease — MIELFQEYWRNYLYTDGYRFTGVAITLWLLAVSIGLGFCLSIPLSVARVSKKKWLSRLVWLYTYVFRGTPLYVQLLLCYTGLYSLEVIRNHELTNAFFRDGMHCTLLAFTLNTCAYTTEIFAGAIRATPYGEIEAARAYGMSSFTLYRRVILPSALRRALPYYSNEVILMLHATTVAFTATVPDILKIARDVNSATYQSFGAFGIAALLYLAISFTLVGLFRRAEHRWLAYLRPQGK; from the coding sequence ATGATCGAGCTGTTTCAGGAGTACTGGCGCAACTATCTGTACACCGACGGCTATCGGTTTACCGGCGTCGCCATCACGCTGTGGCTGCTTGCCGTGTCGATCGGACTGGGTTTCTGCCTGTCGATTCCGCTCTCGGTTGCACGCGTGTCGAAGAAGAAGTGGCTGTCGCGGCTGGTGTGGCTCTATACCTATGTGTTCCGCGGTACGCCGCTGTATGTACAGCTACTGCTCTGCTATACCGGCCTCTACAGCCTCGAAGTGATCCGCAATCACGAACTGACCAACGCGTTCTTTCGCGACGGCATGCACTGCACGCTGCTCGCCTTCACGCTGAATACCTGCGCCTACACCACCGAAATCTTCGCCGGTGCGATCCGGGCCACGCCGTACGGCGAGATCGAGGCGGCTCGCGCCTACGGCATGTCGTCGTTCACGCTGTACCGGCGCGTGATCCTGCCGTCCGCGCTGCGCCGCGCGCTGCCCTACTACAGCAACGAAGTGATCCTGATGCTGCACGCAACGACCGTGGCATTCACCGCGACCGTGCCGGACATCCTCAAGATCGCGCGCGACGTGAACTCCGCCACGTATCAATCGTTCGGTGCCTTCGGCATTGCCGCATTGCTGTACCTCGCTATTTCGTTCACGCTCGTCGGCCTGTTCCGGCGCGCTGAACACCGCTGGCTCGCCTATCTGCGGCCGCAAGGGAAATGA
- a CDS encoding ABC transporter permease: MFLQGYGPLILSGTWQTVKLAVLSLAFAFLLGLLGAAAKLSKNRLTYGVGTLYTTLIRGVPDLVLMLLLFYSIQIWLNNLTDLLGWDQIDIDPFVAGVAVLGFIYGAYFTETFRGAFLAVPRGQLEAGSAYGMSGWQVFSRIMFPQMMRFALPGIGNNWQVMVKATALVSIIGLADVVKASQDAGKGTLRFFFFTLLAGAIYLGITTVSNFVLMYLEKRYSSGVRKADL, translated from the coding sequence ATGTTTCTTCAAGGCTATGGCCCGCTGATCCTCTCCGGCACGTGGCAAACCGTCAAGCTGGCGGTCTTGTCGCTTGCCTTCGCCTTCCTGCTCGGCCTGCTCGGCGCAGCGGCGAAGCTGTCGAAGAACCGGCTGACCTACGGCGTCGGCACGCTGTATACGACGCTGATCCGCGGCGTGCCCGATCTCGTGCTGATGCTGCTGCTGTTCTACAGCATCCAGATCTGGCTCAACAACCTGACCGACCTGCTCGGCTGGGATCAGATCGATATCGATCCGTTCGTCGCGGGCGTCGCGGTGCTCGGCTTCATCTACGGCGCGTACTTCACCGAAACCTTCCGCGGCGCGTTTCTCGCGGTTCCGCGCGGCCAGCTGGAGGCCGGCTCAGCCTACGGGATGAGCGGCTGGCAGGTGTTCTCGCGGATCATGTTCCCGCAGATGATGCGCTTCGCGCTGCCCGGCATCGGCAACAACTGGCAGGTGATGGTGAAGGCGACCGCGCTGGTGTCGATCATCGGTCTCGCCGACGTCGTGAAGGCCTCGCAGGATGCCGGCAAGGGCACGCTGCGGTTCTTCTTCTTCACCCTGCTCGCGGGTGCGATCTATCTGGGCATTACGACGGTGTCGAACTTCGTGCTGATGTACCTCGAAAAGCGCTACTCCTCCGGCGTACGCAAGGCGGACCTATGA